The genomic segment AAAAACTCTTTTGGCTTTCCTTCTGCTATGATTCCATAAAACTCCCCTGGATTTAGATTTATTAAATCACTTATCTTTACTCTATCCCTTTCCTGTACGGTCTCAGATGTCCCTCTACTTTGATTACTTTGTGTATGTATAATTGTTCCTCCTGTTCCTGTTCCCATATTCTTATTGACAAATATTCTATCCTCTTTTGAAAATAATTTTTGTACCATTTCAGCAGTTTTACCATTGCTTACTCTACCAAAAAATTGATTCCCTAAGTTGGCAAGAATAATTTGAGCTTTATACTGTCCATAATTATCTACTAACTGACTAAAATCTTGTACTCCAAAAATTGTAGCAATCTTATTACTTCTTGCTGTTGCTGGTATTTGTTCTATATTTGGTATACTCGTTGTGCATTTTAAATAATACTGATTTTTAGATGATTTAATTTTCTTTGGAAGATAAATTTATTGATATATTGAATAACCGTTGCGGCGGTTATTTTACTGATTATCCTTGTTTTAAAGCCTTCAAAAGTTTTAGCATAGTTTCTTTTAATCATAAATTGGTCGCAAAGTTGAGAGAAAAATATCTCAATTCGTTTTCGCTTTTTCTTGTACAATGAAAATTGAGGAATATAATCTTTCTGATTACTTCTCATTGGTGTATCTAATTTAATATTAGCATAGTTAAATAAATCTATTTGAACTTTTGCTGATAAATAGCCTCTATCTCCAATTAAAGTACAGTTTCGCATTTGCTCACCAATATCTTTTAAATAGTGGATGTCGTGAACGGATGCAGGGCTTATATCAAAATTCTTAATCACACCATTTAAAGAACATACTGCGTGTAGTTTATAGCCATAGAAATATAATTTCTGTGAAGCACAATAACCATATGTTGGTGAAGAATAGGATTGCTCTTTACAAATTTTTGAACGAGTAGAACGAGCGTTTTCACAAACTTTCATTGGCATGCTATCAACGATAAAAATATCTTCAAACTCATTGAACTCCATCGAAATACGCTGTCTAATTTGCTCTGTTTGTAGGGATAGTCTTCGTTTTCGCTTATTGTAAACACTTCTTTCAATTTTGTTTATCAGAGAGTTTGGCAATTTTCTAAAGAACTGTAATTCGCTATCAATACTCAAGTATTCAGCAGTAATATTAAGACTTATGACTTCTAAATCGCTCATTTTAGGTGTTCTTCTCTGATAACTAATCAGTTGATTTTCTGAAAAAAGTCCTAAAACTTCCAAAATTCTTTCATATATTTGCTCTATGTTGTTCATTTATATCGTTTTATAGCAAAAACAATATACTTATTTTCAGTCTAATAAACAACTCTTGTTTTTTTCATTTCATAATGCACAACGGGTTCTAAATTTATCAAATTCTTCTTCTAATTTATTCGTAATTTCAATATTTTTACCACCTAAAGCCCTAATTATTTTTTTGAGGGTTTTAGTTTCTATTGTATTTTTGATGTATTTAAAGTAAAATAACTTTAAGTTCTTGTTAATCATAATTATATATTTTAATTAATTAGGATATAGCAGGTAATAAATCATTATTTTCTTCTATCCTTAACATTCTTACATCTTTTACACAATTAGAAAACCAAGGGTATTTTTTGGATAATTTCTGAACTACTAAAACGCAAGTCACAGCGTCAATATTAGCTCCACCAAAGTAAACACTTCCTTGCTTCCAAGTGAAACCGTTTTCAATCATAAAATCATTTACTAACTTGTACGAATTATGATAAGTATTTCCCTCATAATTATCATTTAAACAATTAGTATCTAACTCAAATAAAATAGCATACATTGTTAATGAGGTTTAAAATTAGGAAATTCATTACCTTTTGGTATTAGTAATTTTAAATATAATTACTACCTATGTGAGTTTATTAATTAGTCGCCTTTCTTTTTACTAGCTTTGTAAAATTACTCCAGTCTTCTACTCTAAATCCCCTTATATCCCTAACTGAATTTGCAAACCATTCCACCTCTGAAAGTGTTTGTATAGCTTCCATAAGATTAGCCATATCAGAATTATTATTTAAGTAAACACTCCCTTGCGTTCTGAAAAATCCAAACTCTTGCAAAATATTTGAAATTTCATAGTAAGCATTGTTATAGGGTTTCCCATAATATTTCTCCAAATCAGAGATAACCATATCAAAAGTTATCGCGTACATAAATCATTCTCTTTTTGAAGTTTAAAATAATTTTTTTCTCCGAAAAAAATTCTTCCTTTGTCATCTTCTATTGCTATTTCAATCCCTACAAAAGGATTATTTCTAATCTTAATAACTTTTCCCACTATCCAATCATTTAATAATGTTAAATCTGGAGAAACCATAACTAAGTCTCCTATTTTAAAGGTATTATCTTTTTTTTCCATTTTAGTATTTTCTACAAAGTTACATAATGTTTTTTGTTATTCTCCGAGAATATAACCCTTGTTTTATTACCTTTCAACGGCTCAGGCTTTCCTATTCCTGATGTGGATATTATTGAAATTCAATTAAATATATAGCTTTTTAAACTGTAAGCTCTGATTTACTCAAATTATTTAAGCCTTTTTCAGTCTGTTCCGTTAAAACTATATTATAACTACTCATTTGGAAATATAATTTTGGAACTCTTTAAAAGTTTTAAACTCCTTTGATTTTCCGTTTTCATATTCCGTTAAACCATTATCTATTTTAGCAAAGAACTCTTCTTTTGTCATTTTCGTAGGGTCTTTTTCCTCCACTTTTATAGATTTTGCTTTGAATTTTTTCAATAATTCTTTAAACAATGGTACATCCGAAGTTTTTATTTCTGCTGTGATTATTGATGTATTCATATCTGAATATTTTCACAACAAAGTTAACGTTTTATAAACGCTCATTTGTGTCAGCATTGATAAAGGCTAAGATATGGATAATGTTTTCAGTAACTTGATAATACAACAAAAACTTTCTAAGTATAGGAAAAAATCTAATGTCTTTAACATCTGTGACCCTTCCGATATAGGGATTGTTAATCAGAATTTTTTCTACTCTATCTACCTCATTGATTATTTTAAGAGGATATTCATTAGATTGATTTCTGTTGAGCCAATATAGAAGCTCCTCGTTATATTTTTGTTCTGCCCTATTTGACCAAATTATTTCGTGCATAATCTTAGAGCATTGGTTCTAACATCATCATTAGCCTTATACTTCCCATTTTTAATATCTTCTTGACCTAGCTTTATCTCTTCCTTATGGTCATTTGGGATATTATAAACAGAGGTATTTACCGTATCATATAACTCTGATTTGGCTAATAAATCATTGTAATCAGCTATTGAAATAACTGCTAGTTGTTTCCCTGCACTATCTGTTATAAATTGTGGTTGTATCATTTCCATATCTATTTTTTTATAAAGTTAAGGTTTTTAGAACGCTTGTAGAGGTTATATTTCAGGAAGTACATTATTGAATTATTACAAAGACTCCCACCTATTTATGGGGGCAGACCTCTCTCTTCGTATCGTTATATAAATTAAGTATTAAAATGTATCTGTAAAATACGTAACTCATATCCCTAAAAATGCTTTGTGTTCCTCCCTTGTCATTCTTTTTGTAGGTTCTTGCCGTGCTTTATCTATTTTAGCAAAGAACTCTTCTTTTGTCATTTTCGTAGGGTCTTTTTCCTCCACTTTTATAGATTTTGCTTTGAATTTTTTCAATAATTCTTTAAACAATGGTACATCCGAAGTTTTTATTTCTGCTGTGATTATTGATGTATTCATATCTGAATTTTATTTACAAATCTAATTATTTTTTTTAAAACATTGATTATTATTCAATTAAATATATATTATGCTACACATAACACCCCCCCTTTGGTTCTCTTTAAACTTCTTTTTCGTTTTTTCGTTTTCTTCACCACCCTCAAAAGAAATTTTCTGTCAAAATGTCGCTTTTCAGCTCCATTTATTCCATTAAATTTCTCTAACGTTATTTTTTTAAAATATTTTTTACATTTTTTATATTTAAGCAACTGTATACAACTAATAAACAATATATTACACAGCTAAAAACGAGTTTTTATAAGCTAAAAACGAGTTTTTATAAGCTAAAAACGAGTTTTTATAAGCTAAAAACGAGTTTTTATAAGCTAAAAACGAGTATAATAAACGAGTATTGTTTTAAAATATCGTTTTTATTTTTTATATTTACATTATCAACTACAAAACCATTGTTTTATGGAATTAATGGATATAAAAAAGGAAGATAAATTAATTTATCAACATAATGTAATAACTTCGGGACGGTATGATTACTCGGCTTGTATGTTAGATATTCTTTTTATGGTTCTTTCTGGATTAGAAAAAGACAAATTGGAATATAATATTCACGTTCAAGATATAGAAATAATTACAGGGCGTAAATGGAACTTAAAACAACTTAGAGAATCTACTGAAAACATAGGTTCTAGAATGTTTGAAATAGAAACACCTGAAAGTTTTGAACAACTTTGGTTATTTTCTCGTGTGAAATATTTAAAAGGAACTGGAA from the Riemerella anatipestifer genome contains:
- a CDS encoding TraM recognition domain-containing protein codes for the protein MYLPKKIKSSKNQYYLKCTTSIPNIEQIPATARSNKIATIFGVQDFSQLVDNYGQYKAQIILANLGNQFFGRVSNGKTAEMVQKLFSKEDRIFVNKNMGTGTGGTIIHTQSNQSRGTSETVQERDRVKISDLINLNPGEFYGIIAEGKPKEFLKTQFLEYFIDNEINRKHITTIQEMNDNYFRIIEEAKSLLE
- a CDS encoding type II toxin-antitoxin system RelE/ParE family toxin; protein product: MHEIIWSNRAEQKYNEELLYWLNRNQSNEYPLKIINEVDRVEKILINNPYIGRVTDVKDIRFFPILRKFLLYYQVTENIIHILAFINADTNERL
- a CDS encoding virulence-associated protein, giving the protein MYAITFDMVISDLEKYYGKPYNNAYYEISNILQEFGFFRTQGSVYLNNNSDMANLMEAIQTLSEVEWFANSVRDIRGFRVEDWSNFTKLVKRKATN
- a CDS encoding virulence factor, whose translation is MYAILFELDTNCLNDNYEGNTYHNSYKLVNDFMIENGFTWKQGSVYFGGANIDAVTCVLVVQKLSKKYPWFSNCVKDVRMLRIEENNDLLPAIS
- a CDS encoding IS982-like element ISRa1 family transposase, whose amino-acid sequence is MNNIEQIYERILEVLGLFSENQLISYQRRTPKMSDLEVISLNITAEYLSIDSELQFFRKLPNSLINKIERSVYNKRKRRLSLQTEQIRQRISMEFNEFEDIFIVDSMPMKVCENARSTRSKICKEQSYSSPTYGYCASQKLYFYGYKLHAVCSLNGVIKNFDISPASVHDIHYLKDIGEQMRNCTLIGDRGYLSAKVQIDLFNYANIKLDTPMRSNQKDYIPQFSLYKKKRKRIEIFFSQLCDQFMIKRNYAKTFEGFKTRIISKITAATVIQYINKFIFQRKLNHLKISII